In the Halichoerus grypus chromosome 4, mHalGry1.hap1.1, whole genome shotgun sequence genome, one interval contains:
- the C4H1orf216 gene encoding LOW QUALITY PROTEIN: UPF0500 protein C1orf216 homolog (The sequence of the model RefSeq protein was modified relative to this genomic sequence to represent the inferred CDS: inserted 1 base in 1 codon) → MGIAFEELGRPTPESRPGAGRTVREPRTPHPARGAPQAKLPRPGTPATPRQPRGTSSRHGVYRSRASRTGAGASRPPNVRQPGVAEGGLFLAGPPGVCQPELQPDSNSNFMATAKDASENWHGMPGHVEPILMRSSSELPSDNQVFQAPGLPEGEVRSAPEGAEIPGAELEKLSGVSTVCSPLEDNGYASSSLRTDSPSSSPEPACGTPRGRGPPDALLPLVAQAVQQLKAQEHYKEQXKEKHHVHLVMYHHLVLLQWIWGLPHQLVDQQTRLQESFNTILDNQKELIHCLQQRAAPCGLQEQG, encoded by the exons TGAAGAGCTAGGCCGCCCGACTCCGGAGtccaggcctggggctggccGCACCGTCCGGGAGCCCCGCACCCCACACCCGGCCCGTGGGGCTCCCCAGGCCAAGCTTCCCAGGCCAGGcacccccgccaccccccgcCAGCCACGAGGGACGAGTTCCCGCCACGGGGTCTACAGGAGCAGAGCCAGCCGCACTGGGGCGGGTGCGTCCAGGCCACCAAATGTTCGCCAGCCAGGGGTGGCTGAGGGGGGCCTGTTCCTGGCGGGCCCACCAGGAGTATGTCAGCCGGAGCTCCAACCAGACAGCAACTCTAACTTCATGGCAACTGCCAAAGATGCCAGTGAGAATTGGCATGGAATGCCAGGCCACGTGGAGCCCATCCTGATGAGGAGCTCCTCTGAGCTGCCCTCTGACAACCAGGTCTTCCAGGCCCCTGGACTCCCCGAGGGGGAGGTGCGCAGTGCACCAGAAGGGGCAGAAATCCCTGGAGCTGAGCTTGAGAAGTTGAGTGGTGTCAGCACAGTCTGCTCCCCCCTGGAGGACAACGGCTATGCCAGCAGCTCCCTAAGGACTGACAGCCCCAGCAGCAGTCCTGAGCCTGCCTGTGGGACCCCTCGAGGCCGGGGCCCTCCAGATGCCCTTCTGCCCTTGGTGGCCCAGGCTGTGCAGCAGCTGAAGGCTCAGGAGCACTATAAAGAGC GAAAGGAGAAGCACCACGTGCACTTGGTGATGTACCACCACCTGGTTCTGCTGCAGTGGATCTGGGGCCTGCCCCACCAGCTGGTAGACCAGCAGACCCGTCTGCAGGAGAGCTTCAACACCATCCTGGACAACCAAAAGGAGCTTATCCACTGTCTCCAACAGAGGgcagccccatgtgggctccagGAGCAGGGCTAA